From the genome of Arthrobacter russicus:
ACCAGGGCGCCAGCCGCGGCGGCGATCTCCGCGGAACCGTCGGTGCTCCCGTTGTCCACCACGATCGCCCTGGAGCCAGGGGGCAACGCGGCCAGGACGGTGGGCAGGGCCGCCGCCTCGTTGAGGCAAGGGAGCACGATATCGATCTGGTTCACTCTTCGACGGTAGATTCCGAACCTGCGTGTCCGCTGCCCTAAATCATTACGTAACCGGGACGCTTGGCGGCAACACCGGTTCTGCGCGGCCGGGAATCTTATGCTTGGAAGGTGAACACTACGCAGGGGCCGGCCACGCCGGAGGCCGGCAATCGCAAGATCCTTCTCGTCGAGGACGAAGAAGTGATCGCCCAAGTGGTGCGCGATTATCTGGTCAAGGCCGGCTACCAGGTGGAACAGGCCAGTGATGGTTTCACCGCATTGCACCTGGCCGGTTCCACGCATCCGGACCTGATCATCCTGGACCGGATGCTGCCCGGCCTGGACGGCGCCGAGGTTTGCCGCCGGATCCGCCAGACCATGAGCATGCCGATCATCCTGCTGACCGCCTTGGGCACCGAAGACGATCGGATCCTCGGCTTGGAGATGGGTGCCGACGACTATGTGACCAAGCCGTTCTCACCGCGCGAGTTGGTACTCCGGGTCAATTCGGTGCTGCGCCGCAGCGTCAAGGAATTCACCCCGGAACCGATCGTCGAGCTGGCCGGTTTTTCCCTCAACCCGGCCTCCCGGGTGGTCAGTCTGGACGGCGTCGAACTGGCGTTGACCGCGCGGGAATTCGATTTGCTGGCCTTTTTCTTGCGCCGGCCGAACCAGGTTTTCAGCCGGGAGGATTTGATCCGCGCCGTCTGGGGCTGGGACTTCGGCGATCTGTCCACGGTGACCGTGCACGTGCGCCGATTGCGCGAAAAAATCGAGAAGAACCCGACCAAGCCGGTCTTCCTGCACACGGTTTGGGGTGTCGGGTACCGGTTCGACGCCCCGGGTGGCGGCAGCCAGTGAGGACCGGGGGAGCGCTGTGGCACTGAGCCAGTTTTTGACGATCTTCGGCTGGGTCCTGGGCTGGGCGCTGGCGATCGGTGCGATCACGCTGCTGTTGCTGCGGCTTTTGCGCCGGGCCTCGATCGTGCTGCAAGTGTGCCTGGTGGTCGTCGCCACAGTGGCGGTCCTGGTGGCCGGAATGGTCAGCGCGTCCAACGCGATGTACATTTCCGCGCAGAACCTGGAAATCATCTGGTACATCGTCGGCACCGCCTCGATCGTCGCGGTCGCGGTGGCCTCGGTGCTGGGACTCGGCCTGGCGCGCTACACGACGGGTTTGACCAATGCGGCGCATCGGATCGGTCTGGGCCAAACGGTTTCGCCGGAGCAGAGCATGAGTTCCGAATTCAGCAGGCTGGCCCAGGAGCTGCAAGCCACCAGCGAGAAACTGGAGGCCTCCCGGCAGCGGGAAGCCGCGATGGAGGAGGCCCGGCGCGAGCTGGTCTCCTGGGTATCGCACGATCTGCGCACTCCGCTGGCCAGCATGAAAGCGATGACCGAAGCCCTGGAAGACGGCGTGGTCACCGATGTTTCCGATTACCACCGGAAGATCATCGCGCAGGCCGACCAGATGGCGGTCCTGGTCAACGATCTGTTGGAACTGTCCAAGATCCAGTCGGGTTCGCTGGTGCTGCACACTGGGCCGATCGACCTCTACGACCTGGTTTCCGATGCGATCGCCGACCTGGCGCCGCTCGCCGCGGCCAAAGGCATCACGGTCCAAGGCGACGACGTCGGCTCCACCGTGGTCGATGCGGACAGCGCCTTGATCTCCCGGGTGATCCGGAACCTGATCGTCAATGCGATCAGCTACTCGCCGGAACGCAGCACCGTCCGGCTGGCCGCGTCCAGCGACGCCGGGGATGCGCTGATCCAGGTCAGCGACGAATGCGGCGGCATCGACGAAGCCGATCTGGACCGGCTTTTCGAGATGGGTTGGCGCAAGAGCACTGAGCGGTCCAGCTCGGCGTTCAGCGGAGCCGGCGTCGGTTTGAGCACGGTGGCCGGAATTCTGGCCGCGCATTCCGGAAGCGTCTCGGTGCAGAACACCGGCCACGGTTGCCGGTTCACCGTGCGGATCCCGAAAGCGATGCCGGAGTGAGCCAGCGGGTGCTCGACGGTTGGGCGTTCCTGTCCGGGGTGCTCGCGGTGGCTTTCGGGGTCCTGGCCGGCGAACTGCTGGCCGGGTGGCTGAGCCCCTCGGTTTCCCCGGTGAGCGCAGTCGGGTCGATGGTGATCGACGGATTGCCGCCGGGGGTCAAAGACCTGGCGATCTCGCTCTTCGGCACTGCGGACAAAGTCGTCTTCCTGCTGGTCATGGCCGTGGTCATCGGGGTTGCCGCCGGACTGGCCGGGGTGTTCGAAGCGCACCGGAAGAATGCCGGCTGGCTGCTGGTCGCGGGGTTCGGCCTGCTCGGCGCGGCTGCGGTCTTCGCCCGGGCGCAGGGGAACACGGTCGCGCTGGCGCCGCCGGTTGTGGCAGCGCTGCTGTCCGTGGCCCTGCTGCGGATCGCGATCGCCCGGTTGCGCGATTGGCGGACGGCTCAGGCTGATCCGACGGTTTCGCTCGAGACCGGACGACGGCGTTTCTTCCAAGTCCTCGGAGCAAGCGCGGCCGGGGCGCTGCTCACCGGTCTGGCAACCGGCGTGGTGCGCGGCTCGGTGGCCAGCTACCAGGCGGCCCGGGACAAATTGAAGCTCCCGGCACCGGCTGAGCCGGCCGCGCCGATCCCGGCCGCGGCCCAGCTCGAGGTGCCCGGTTTGCGTCCTCTGGTGATCCCGAACGACCAGTTCTACCGGATCGACACCGCGCTCGCGGTGCCGGTGATCAATCCGGACGACTGGCAGCTCAAAATCACCGGGATGGTGGATCGGGAGGTCAGCATCACCATGGCCGAGCTGTTGGCGCAGCCAATGATCGAGCGCTATGTGACGATCGCCTGCGTGTCCAACGAGGTCGGCGGCGATCTGATCGGCAACGCCCGTTGGCTCGGTTGGCCAGTCCGCGAATTCCTGGCCCGGGCCGGCGTGCAGCCGGGGGCGGACATGGTGCTTTCGCGTTCCCAGGACGGATTCACCGCGAGCACGCCGATCGAGGCGCTCACCGACGACCGGGACTCGATCATCGCGGTGGGCATGAACGGGCAGTTGCTGCCTCTGGAACACGGCTTCCCGGCCCGGCTGATCGTGCCCGGGCTGTACGGCTACGTCTCGGCGACCAAATGGCTCACCGAGCTGAAGGTGACCACCTTCCAAGCAGATCTGGCCTACTGGTCGACCCGGGGTTGGTCGGAACGGGGGCCGATCAAGCAGTCATCCCGGATCGACACGCCGCGTTCCGGAGCCGCGGTGTCCTCCGGGAAGCTCGTCCTGGCGGGCAGTGCCTGGGCGCAGACCACCGGGATTTCCGAGGTCCAGGTGCAGGTCGACGACGGCCAATGGCAGAGTGCCACGCTCGCGGCCGGGATTTCCAAGGACACCTGGGTGCAGTGGAGCGCCGCCGTGGAGGTCGCCCCGGGACAGCACCGGGTGCAGGTCCGATCGGTCGACGCCGCCGGGCAGCCGCAGCGCGCGGAGTATGCGGCGCCGGCTCCGGACGGCTCCAGCGGTTACCACGCGATCCGGATCAACGCGCAATAGCGGTAGTGGCGCTGCTCGGAGTCTGTCAGTCGCGTAGCGGCGCTTGCGCGAATTCGGCCATCCCCGACTCGAAGTTCCAACGTTCCCGCCAACCTAGCTCGGCTCTGATCCGCGCGGAGCTGGCCGTGATGTGCCGGACGTCGCCGAGCCGGAACTCACCGGTGCGCACCGGCGCTGGGCCGGCGCAGGCCGCGGCCAGCGCGGCAGCCAGATCACCGACCGTGTGGACTTGTGCCGAGCCGACGTTGTAAGCCCGGAAGGCGGTGTCCGGCAGCACCGCGCTGCCCCGTTGGGTTTCGCGCAGCGCGGCGAGGTTCGCGCTGGCGATATCGTCCACATGGATGAAGCTGCGCCGCTGCGCACCGTCTTCGAACAGCTTCGGGGCTTCGCCCCGGGACAGTGCCGAACGGAAGATGCTCGCCACCCCGGCGTACGGGGTGTTCCGCGGCATGCCCGGTCCGTACACATTGTGATAACGCAGTGCGATCGCCCGGCCGCCGGATTCCCGGGCCCAGTTGGCGGCCAGATGTTCCTGGGCGAGCTTGGACGTGGCGTAGACGTTCCGGGGATCCAGCACGGCGTCCTCGGCAACCAGATCCGGAGCCAGCAGTTCGCCGGTTTCCGGGTGCCGCGGATCGAAGACCCCTTCGCGCAGATCCTGCAGCGACCGCGGGCCGGGGCGGACCAGGTTCCCGGAACCGTCCCGGTAGGCGCCCTCGCCGTAAACCACCATCGACGAGGCCAGGACCAGGCTGGCCACACCGGCCCGGTCCATCGCGGCCAACAGCACCGCAGTCCCTTGCACATTGGCGGCGACGTAGTCCGGAGCATCCTGGAAATCAACGCCCAGACCTACCTTGGCTGCTTGGTGGGACACCGCATCGATGCCCTGCAACGCCCGGGCCGCGGTGCCCGGATCGGCCACCGACCCGGAGACCAGTTCGACGCCGTCGGGCAGCGCCGGGGCATTCCGGTGCACCGCCGGGTCCAGCGAGTCCAACACCCGGACCTGCCAGCCTTGGGCCAAGGCCGCGGCCACCACGCGGGAACCGATGAATCCGGCGCCGCCGGTGACCAGCAGCCGCATCAATCCGCCTCCGGCGCCGACCGGCCGGAAACCACGACCGGTGCCGCTAGCACCGCCTGGACCGCTTCCGGGTTGATCCGCGGCTCCGGGCGGTAGTCGTCGTCGAGCTTGTCCAGGACCTGGGCCAGAACCGCGGCGACCCGGGATTGGGCGGCGCGCAGGCGGTGGAACACCAATTCCGCAGTGACCGGTTCGGAACCGTCGTGCCCGGTGTCCGAATCGGTGATGTACGCCAGGGTGG
Proteins encoded in this window:
- a CDS encoding response regulator transcription factor: MNTTQGPATPEAGNRKILLVEDEEVIAQVVRDYLVKAGYQVEQASDGFTALHLAGSTHPDLIILDRMLPGLDGAEVCRRIRQTMSMPIILLTALGTEDDRILGLEMGADDYVTKPFSPRELVLRVNSVLRRSVKEFTPEPIVELAGFSLNPASRVVSLDGVELALTAREFDLLAFFLRRPNQVFSREDLIRAVWGWDFGDLSTVTVHVRRLREKIEKNPTKPVFLHTVWGVGYRFDAPGGGSQ
- a CDS encoding sensor histidine kinase, which encodes MALSQFLTIFGWVLGWALAIGAITLLLLRLLRRASIVLQVCLVVVATVAVLVAGMVSASNAMYISAQNLEIIWYIVGTASIVAVAVASVLGLGLARYTTGLTNAAHRIGLGQTVSPEQSMSSEFSRLAQELQATSEKLEASRQREAAMEEARRELVSWVSHDLRTPLASMKAMTEALEDGVVTDVSDYHRKIIAQADQMAVLVNDLLELSKIQSGSLVLHTGPIDLYDLVSDAIADLAPLAAAKGITVQGDDVGSTVVDADSALISRVIRNLIVNAISYSPERSTVRLAASSDAGDALIQVSDECGGIDEADLDRLFEMGWRKSTERSSSAFSGAGVGLSTVAGILAAHSGSVSVQNTGHGCRFTVRIPKAMPE
- a CDS encoding molybdopterin-dependent oxidoreductase encodes the protein MSQRVLDGWAFLSGVLAVAFGVLAGELLAGWLSPSVSPVSAVGSMVIDGLPPGVKDLAISLFGTADKVVFLLVMAVVIGVAAGLAGVFEAHRKNAGWLLVAGFGLLGAAAVFARAQGNTVALAPPVVAALLSVALLRIAIARLRDWRTAQADPTVSLETGRRRFFQVLGASAAGALLTGLATGVVRGSVASYQAARDKLKLPAPAEPAAPIPAAAQLEVPGLRPLVIPNDQFYRIDTALAVPVINPDDWQLKITGMVDREVSITMAELLAQPMIERYVTIACVSNEVGGDLIGNARWLGWPVREFLARAGVQPGADMVLSRSQDGFTASTPIEALTDDRDSIIAVGMNGQLLPLEHGFPARLIVPGLYGYVSATKWLTELKVTTFQADLAYWSTRGWSERGPIKQSSRIDTPRSGAAVSSGKLVLAGSAWAQTTGISEVQVQVDDGQWQSATLAAGISKDTWVQWSAAVEVAPGQHRVQVRSVDAAGQPQRAEYAAPAPDGSSGYHAIRINAQ
- a CDS encoding NAD-dependent epimerase/dehydratase family protein is translated as MRLLVTGGAGFIGSRVVAAALAQGWQVRVLDSLDPAVHRNAPALPDGVELVSGSVADPGTAARALQGIDAVSHQAAKVGLGVDFQDAPDYVAANVQGTAVLLAAMDRAGVASLVLASSMVVYGEGAYRDGSGNLVRPGPRSLQDLREGVFDPRHPETGELLAPDLVAEDAVLDPRNVYATSKLAQEHLAANWARESGGRAIALRYHNVYGPGMPRNTPYAGVASIFRSALSRGEAPKLFEDGAQRRSFIHVDDIASANLAALRETQRGSAVLPDTAFRAYNVGSAQVHTVGDLAAALAAACAGPAPVRTGEFRLGDVRHITASSARIRAELGWRERWNFESGMAEFAQAPLRD